The Crassaminicella indica genomic interval TTGGACTAGTTGATTATTTTCATAGTTCTATGGAGGAGGTAAACGTATGTTAGAATTCGATGTGGATATGGAGCAGTTTGCCCAAATAAAGGTTATTGGAGTTGGAGGCGGCGGGAATAATGCTGTCAATAGAATGATTGAATCTCAGCTTAAAGGAGTACAGTTTATAGCAGTAAATACTGATAGACAAGCTTTATTTACATCAAAGGCTGAGTATAAAATCCAGATAGGAGAAAAGCTTACAAAGGGATTAGGAGCAGGGGCTAATCCTGATATCGGTAGAAAAGCTGCTGAGGAAAGCAGGGAAGATATCTGTCAAGCACTACAAGGAGCTGATATGGTATTTGTAACAGCTGGAATGGGTGGAGGAACTGGAACAGGTGCTGCACCTGTTGTAGCTCAGATTGCGAAGGAAATGGGAATTTTAACAGTAGGGGTTGTAACAAAACCATTTACCTTTGAGGGAAAAAGAAGAATGCAGCATGCAGAACTAGGGATAAATCAGTTAAAGGATAAAGTAGATACACTAGTAACTATTCCAAATGATAGGCTGTTGCAGATTGCTGAAAAGAAGACATCGATCATGGATGCTTTTAAAATTGCTGATGATGTATTAAAACAAGGTGTACAAGGTATATCAGATCTAATAGCAGTTCCTGGTCTTGTAAATTTAGACTTTGCAGATGTAAAGACTATTATGTTTGAACAAGGCTTAGCGCATATGGGAGTAGGTAGAGTAAGTGGAGAAAATCGTGCAGCTGAAGCTGCTAAACAGGCTATACAAAGTCCATTGCTTGAAACTTCTATACAAGGTGCAAAAGGTGTGCTTCTTAATATTACAGGTGGACAGAACTTAGGATTATTTGAAGTTAATGAAGCAGCAGAGTTAGTT includes:
- the ftsZ gene encoding cell division protein FtsZ gives rise to the protein MLEFDVDMEQFAQIKVIGVGGGGNNAVNRMIESQLKGVQFIAVNTDRQALFTSKAEYKIQIGEKLTKGLGAGANPDIGRKAAEESREDICQALQGADMVFVTAGMGGGTGTGAAPVVAQIAKEMGILTVGVVTKPFTFEGKRRMQHAELGINQLKDKVDTLVTIPNDRLLQIAEKKTSIMDAFKIADDVLKQGVQGISDLIAVPGLVNLDFADVKTIMFEQGLAHMGVGRVSGENRAAEAAKQAIQSPLLETSIQGAKGVLLNITGGQNLGLFEVNEAAELVAQAADPDANIIFGAVIDENLKDELIITVIATGFENNKSNIEKPVTNKEESNEEKNEVDHQDTFNDDLDIPTFLRRRR